Proteins from a single region of Pseudomonas ekonensis:
- a CDS encoding hydroxyacid dehydrogenase: MSKKRVLVAHILGDEGKRMLRERDDIEVVEFHNIIEQGRFQALLESFDAVHGVILGLTRFGAAELERARGLQVVSRIGVGFDAVDVPVMTAAGVPVMVCANANHRAVAEHTLGFMLALAKRTEALCGLVRSGDWHQRYDYLPTELEGREVLLIGCGRIGARVAALCLALGMRVKVYDPYLAPQSLPVGAEPVPVLEAGLASADYVSLHCPKTDETVGLLSAQRLALMKPHAYLVNTARGGIVDEQALYGLLAEKRIAGAALDVFLPEPPAHLSGLPGLPNVICSPHLAGVSREAVSRMAKLAAGNVLDVFGDAPNAANAVNPQVFDRSAPQGVRAPAETIPYPI; this comes from the coding sequence ATGAGCAAGAAGCGCGTACTGGTCGCCCACATCCTGGGGGACGAAGGCAAGCGCATGCTGCGCGAACGCGACGACATCGAAGTGGTGGAGTTCCACAACATCATCGAGCAGGGCCGCTTCCAGGCCCTGCTCGAAAGCTTCGATGCCGTGCATGGCGTGATCCTGGGCCTGACCAGGTTCGGCGCCGCCGAACTCGAGCGGGCGCGGGGGCTGCAGGTGGTCTCGCGGATCGGCGTCGGGTTCGACGCGGTGGACGTGCCGGTCATGACCGCCGCCGGCGTGCCGGTGATGGTCTGCGCCAACGCCAACCACCGCGCCGTGGCCGAGCACACGCTGGGTTTCATGCTGGCCCTGGCCAAGCGCACCGAGGCGCTGTGCGGCCTGGTGCGCAGCGGCGACTGGCACCAGCGCTACGACTACCTGCCCACCGAGCTGGAAGGCCGTGAGGTGTTGCTGATCGGCTGCGGCCGGATCGGTGCGCGGGTCGCCGCGCTGTGCCTGGCGCTGGGCATGCGGGTCAAGGTCTATGACCCGTACCTGGCGCCGCAGTCCCTGCCGGTGGGGGCCGAGCCCGTGCCGGTGCTGGAGGCGGGACTGGCCAGCGCCGACTACGTCAGCCTGCACTGCCCGAAGACCGACGAGACGGTCGGTCTGCTGTCGGCGCAGCGCCTGGCCCTGATGAAACCGCACGCGTACCTGGTCAACACCGCCCGCGGTGGCATCGTCGACGAGCAGGCGCTGTACGGCCTGCTGGCCGAGAAGCGCATCGCCGGGGCGGCCCTGGACGTGTTCCTGCCCGAACCGCCGGCTCACCTCAGCGGCCTGCCGGGCCTTCCCAACGTGATCTGTTCGCCGCACCTGGCCGGGGTCTCCCGCGAGGCGGTCAGCCGCATGGCGAAACTGGCGGCCGGCAATGTGCTGGACGTGTTCGGCGATGCGCCGAACGCAGCGAACGCGGTGAACCCGCAGGTGTTCGACCGGAGCGCGCCGCAGGGCGTGCGCGCCCCCGCCGAAACCATCCCTTACCCAATCTGA
- a CDS encoding aminotransferase class I/II-fold pyridoxal phosphate-dependent enzyme translates to MNKTVEINNSPDEKAPQLKARNASRMAEISRPHFDAAYEKGLMGVSCRVLDNRRIEIATSGKEVIDYTRCGYLNLDAHPKVLAAAKASMDEVPSVHFSVARTRLSAEPLARLEHTLAKLFDVNGVVVFPTVAAANMGALPLLAAGLFTGGEKPLIAFDRFAHVTLQYHIPVLREETDVIVIEHNDLEHLERLCQSGRKVAYVGDGAYSMGGAAPVRELRALQDKYGLFVYLDDAHGISVVGHHGEGFVRSQLDGLDGNTIVAASLGKGYGAAGGLLMLGTRDIENSIRRYAPTYGFSCAPNMAAVGAALASAEIHATPELHKLQHALRNNMKLFDHLIPTETSGSELPIRIVRIGNEQEAIAKGEYLLQQGHYTSVVFFPTVPRGQAALRMSVTSAHNPSDILDLSLMLKSSESNVDTAAAGRQPAALAV, encoded by the coding sequence ACGCTGCGTACGAAAAAGGCCTGATGGGGGTTTCCTGCCGCGTGCTTGACAACCGCCGCATCGAAATCGCCACCAGCGGCAAGGAAGTGATCGACTACACCCGCTGCGGCTACCTCAACCTGGACGCCCATCCCAAAGTGCTCGCCGCCGCCAAGGCGTCGATGGACGAAGTGCCTTCGGTGCACTTCTCCGTGGCCCGCACCCGTCTCTCCGCCGAGCCGCTGGCTCGCCTGGAGCACACGCTGGCCAAGCTGTTCGACGTCAACGGCGTGGTGGTCTTCCCGACGGTGGCCGCCGCCAACATGGGCGCCCTGCCCCTGCTGGCCGCCGGCCTGTTCACCGGCGGCGAGAAACCGCTGATCGCCTTCGACCGCTTCGCCCACGTGACCCTGCAGTACCACATTCCGGTGCTGCGCGAGGAAACCGACGTGATCGTCATCGAGCACAACGACCTCGAACACCTGGAGCGCCTGTGCCAGAGCGGCCGCAAGGTCGCCTATGTCGGCGACGGCGCCTACTCGATGGGCGGCGCGGCGCCGGTGCGCGAACTGCGCGCCCTGCAAGACAAGTACGGCCTGTTCGTCTACCTGGACGACGCCCACGGGATCTCGGTGGTCGGCCATCACGGCGAAGGCTTCGTCCGTTCGCAGCTGGACGGGCTGGACGGCAACACCATCGTCGCCGCCTCCCTGGGCAAAGGCTACGGCGCGGCGGGCGGCCTGCTGATGCTGGGCACCCGCGACATCGAAAACTCGATCCGCCGCTACGCGCCGACCTACGGCTTCTCCTGCGCGCCGAACATGGCGGCGGTGGGTGCCGCGCTGGCATCGGCCGAGATCCACGCCACGCCGGAACTGCACAAGCTGCAGCATGCGCTGCGCAACAACATGAAGCTGTTCGACCACCTGATCCCGACCGAAACCAGCGGCAGCGAACTGCCGATCCGGATCGTGCGCATCGGCAACGAACAGGAAGCCATCGCCAAGGGCGAGTACCTGCTGCAACAGGGCCACTACACCTCCGTGGTGTTCTTCCCGACCGTTCCGCGCGGTCAGGCGGCGCTGCGCATGTCGGTCACCTCGGCGCACAACCCGTCCGACATCCTCGACCTGAGCCTGATGCTCAAGAGCAGCGAATCGAACGTGGACACCGCGGCCGCCGGCCGTCAACCGGCCGCACTGGCCGTTTGA
- a CDS encoding TauD/TfdA dioxygenase family protein, translating to MKRTDLADSFVTAVTDFDINTASLGEIRALQELVYERKVVAVKNQALTREGYQQFAACFGELEQFKLKSYHDPAYPNILVINNRNGAGAVGARKLGNMWHSDSSYLAEPLPLTMLHARQLPETGGDTLFVDMQSVYDDLPRELYERVRNRQAVHDVRWTYKVKEDDVGESIQEIFSRLEQHFPASTHPTVAVHPRTGRESLYVNPGYTTRISGYAQEQSRALLDELTAFALTPERIFHYRWEPNDLLIWDNRSVWHCATELPREAERVMYRIGVNDGEFFARDAGQEHVA from the coding sequence GTGAAGCGAACGGATCTGGCAGACAGTTTCGTCACGGCAGTGACGGACTTCGATATCAACACGGCCTCCCTGGGCGAAATTCGCGCCCTGCAGGAACTGGTCTATGAACGCAAAGTGGTCGCGGTGAAAAACCAGGCGCTGACCCGTGAGGGCTATCAGCAGTTCGCGGCGTGTTTCGGTGAGCTCGAACAGTTCAAGCTCAAGAGTTACCACGACCCGGCCTACCCGAACATCCTGGTGATCAACAACCGCAACGGCGCGGGTGCCGTCGGTGCGCGCAAGCTGGGCAACATGTGGCACAGCGACTCCAGCTACCTGGCCGAGCCGTTGCCGTTGACCATGCTGCACGCCCGGCAACTGCCCGAGACCGGCGGCGACACCCTGTTCGTCGACATGCAGTCGGTCTACGACGACCTGCCGCGTGAGCTGTACGAGCGGGTGCGCAACCGTCAGGCCGTGCATGACGTGCGCTGGACCTACAAGGTCAAGGAAGACGATGTCGGTGAGTCGATCCAGGAGATCTTCAGCCGCCTGGAGCAACACTTCCCGGCCAGCACCCACCCGACCGTCGCGGTGCACCCGCGCACCGGCCGCGAAAGCCTGTACGTCAACCCCGGCTACACCACGCGCATCAGCGGCTATGCGCAGGAGCAAAGCCGCGCGCTGCTCGACGAGCTGACCGCGTTCGCCCTGACGCCGGAACGGATCTTCCACTACCGGTGGGAGCCCAACGACCTGCTGATCTGGGACAACCGCTCGGTGTGGCACTGCGCCACGGAGCTGCCGCGGGAGGCCGAGCGGGTGATGTACCGCATCGGCGTCAACGACGGCGAGTTCTTTGCCCGTGACGCCGGACAGGAGCACGTCGCATGA